The Coregonus clupeaformis isolate EN_2021a chromosome 3, ASM2061545v1, whole genome shotgun sequence genome includes a region encoding these proteins:
- the LOC121545732 gene encoding protocadherin-20: MNWAVLIQNVLVMVHLRQILCYGSVRISVPEEQEAGVWVGSIGSTSPPPYQLLTQVYLRVDQGTGDVYTTDHRMDREVLCPDQPQAGECIVPHDAIVGPEAELVKFMVVVEDINDHTPHFDNTEIHLSVSEDVAVGTSFLLDDRAEDRDIGRNGQLQYHLEGAGGFFSVTVEEEEEAAILFLVVRQGLDREKQDLHEMTLVATDCSFTPLSATATLFIKVTDVNDNCPKFTLDSPQKVVITVDTPRDTAVARVRATDLDLGPNAAITYSLSPKISERARELFSLDSHTGLISLRGDLRDRHSDSVSVSDRGEEVVLKVLASGPHCPPADTQVTVSLLPAPYQENGIKIRFIAEHQNQTIVLQENQPPTVLALLELPGNTSSVRGSSSLSIEGEVPFSLSLQNGKYLLSTSKPLDYEMKSEYHVSVVMRGGVGETAAQGFPRRVIRVRVVDVNDNAPQFLQSHYLIDIEENNPAGAFLLKVRAQDADSSQNGQVTYKLGRPSHTAAVAAAAIFRIDQNTGQLTVSVPLDREQQDVHRLTVVARDNGVPPLESSATVTITVLDQNDNAPVFLTPHFIFFIPENIPPLAQVGKVGVSDLDAGLNGEVEVRVVNSSVGPFVIDNAQGMLRCMADVDREKQDRYELDLLATDNGRPSPLTSVARVTVFIEDVNDNQPQVILPSSNLSCLTISTGTTTGTMVTKIYAIDKDSGLNSEITYTIAAREPPGTYPSSHQHGDSSSSPFQLGARSGNVTLAQRLMGKDLGMHHLFIVVTDGGKPVPLHTTIWVNLLVNDTLEPCHLDIMPRSLPYRPAQTPPETPSEMPVCDRHAQLILLLGLGMMVASLCLFLVTVVLYMKQRKRSRGERQQRRQVKENQIPLRIQERYSSGEAL; encoded by the exons ATGAACTGGGCTGTACTCATTCAG AACGTACTGGTCATGGTCCATCTCAGGCAGATCCTGTGCTACGGTTCCGTTCGGATCTCAGTTCCAGAGGAGCAGGAGGCTGGGGTCTGGGTCGGGTCCATCGGGTCCACGTCCCCCCCCCCCTACCAGCTCCTGACCCAGGTCTACCTCAGGGTGGACCAGGGGACAGGGGATGTCTACACGACCGACCACAG GATGGACCGAGAGGTCTTGTGTCCTGACCAACCCCAGGCTGGGGAGTGTATCGTCCCACACGACGCCATTGTGGGCCCTGAGGCAGAGCTGGTGAAGTTCATGGTGGTTGTAGAGGACATCAATGACCACACTCCTCACTTTGACAACACTGAGATCCACCTGAGTGTCTCTGAGGATGTGGCTGTGGGGACCAGTTTCTTATTGGACGACCGGGCAGAGGACAGAGACATTGGACGTAACGGACAGCTGCAGTACCACCTAGAGGGAGCCGGTGGGTTTTTCAGTGTGacagtagaagaagaagaagaagcggcCATTTTGTTTTTGGTTGTGCGACAAGGACTAGACCGCGAGAAGCAGGATCTTCATGAGATGACTCTAGTGGCCACAGACTGTAGCTTTACTCCACTAAGCGCCACAGCAACTTTATTCATAAAAGTGACTGACGTGAACGATAACTGCCCAAAGTTTACACTGGACAGCCCCCAGAAGGTGGTTATTACAGTGGACACACCCAGAGACACAGCAGTAGCCAGGGTCAGAGCCACAGACCTAGACCTGGGCCCCAACGCTGCTATAACCTACTCCCTCAGCCCCAAGATCTCAGAACGGGCCAGGGAACTCTTCAGTCTGGACAGTCACACTGGCCTGATCAGCCTGAGAGGAGACCTCAGAGACCGCCACAGTGACAGTGTTAGTGTTagtgacaggggagaggaggtggtgtTGAAAGTGTTAGCCAGCGGCCCCCACTGCCCCCCTGCAGACACTCAGGTAACCGTATCCCTGCTCCCCGCGCCATACCAGGAGAATGGCATAAAGATCAGGTTCATAGCAGAGCATCAAAACCAGACAATAGTGTTACAGGAAAATCAGCCCCCCACTGTCTTGGCTTTGCTAGAGCTGCCGGGGAACACTAGTAGTGTTAGAGGCTCATCGTCTCTCTCAATTGAAGGAGAGGTGCCGTTTTCTTTGAGCCTGCAGAACGGCAAATATCTCCTGTCGACATCAAAGCCCTTAGACTACGAGATGAAGAGTGAATATCATGTTTCTGTAGTGATGCGTGGTGGTGTCGGGGAGACTGCAGCTCAGGGCTTCCCTAGGAGAGTGATCCGGGTGAGGGTGGTGGATGTGAATGATAATGCTCCACAGTTTCTCCAGAGTCACTATCTGATAGACATAGAGGAGAATAACCCTGCTGGGGCGTTTCTGCTTAAAGTCAGGGCGCAGGATGCAGACAGCAGTCAGAACGGGCAGGTCACCTACAAACTGGGCCGACCATCACACACAGCGGCAGTGGCAGCGGCAGCCATTTTTAGAATCGACCAGAACACAGGTCAGCTGACAGTTTCTGTACCCCTGGACAGGGAACAACAGGACGTTCACAGACTGACAGTTGTAGCCAGAGATAATGGCGTTCCTCCATTAGAGTCCTCTGCGACGGTGACGATCACCGTCCTGGACCAGAATGATAACGCTCCTGTCTTCCTCACCCCTCACTTCATCTTTTTCATCCCTGAGAATATACCTCCCCTGGCCCAGGTGGGGAAGGTGGGGGTGTCGGACTTGGACGCAGGGCTTAACGGAGAGGTGGAGGTGAGGGTGGTGAACAGCAGTGTCGGCCCCTTCGTCATAGACAACGCCCAGGGGATGCTGCGCTGCATGGCCGACGTCGACCGCGAGAAACAGGACCGCTACGAGTTAGATCTCCTTGCCACCGACAACGGACGCCCGTCACCTCTGACCTCCGTCGCCAGGGTAACCGTGTTCATCGAGGATGTCAACGACAACCAGCCCCAGGTCATCCTACCCAGCAGCAACCTGTCGTGTCTCACCATCTCCACGGGGACCACCACGGGCACCATGGTAACCAAGATCTACGCCATCGACAAGGACTCAGGGTTAAACTCTGAGATCACATACACCATTGCAGCTCGGGAACCACCGGGCACCTATCCATCATCCCATCAGCACGGTGACAGCAGCAGCAGTCCCTTCCAGCTGGGCGCTCGGTCCGGTAACGTGACCTTAGCCCAGAGACTCATGGGTAAGGACCTGGGGATGCACCACCTGTTCATCGTGGTGACTGACGGTGGGAAACCAGTTCCCCTCCACACCACCATCTGGGTCAACCTGCTGGTCAACGACACCTTGGAACCATGCCACCTGGACATCATGCCAAGATCCCTGCCCTATAGACCGGCACAGACGCCCCCCGAAACACCCTCTGAGATGCCCGTCTGCGACAGACATGCTCAGTTGATCCTGCTGCTAGGCCTGGGCATGATGGTGGCCTCGCTCTGTCTGTTTCTGGTGACAGTTGTTTTATACATGAAACAGAGGAAGAGATCTAGAGGAGAACGGCAGCAGAGGAGGCAGGTAAAGGAGAATCAGATTCCTCTACGCATTCAGGAGAGATATTCTTCAGGAGAAGCGTTATAA
- the LOC121539183 gene encoding regulator of cell cycle RGCC: MSTENFRMPTENFSDLELELTGLLQEFADVVEELREPSQSVPYAYERLLSEAKRRTGLGDDRSVVSDSGVEDNSDCSSEASLGNSLNTSEEELHTAGIKVTAKARMGDTGDLQRLIDSLDRELAEM; the protein is encoded by the exons ATGTCTACAGAAAACTTCAGAATGCCCACAGAGAACTTTTCAG ACTTGGAGCTGGAGCTAACTGGTCTGCTCCAGGAGTTCGCTGACGTGGTTGAGGAGTTGAGAGAGCCTTCCCAAAGCGTCCCGTACGCATACGAGCGGCTCCTGTCTGAAGCCAAACGGCGCACCGGGCTAGGGGACGACCGCTCAGTGGTCAGCGACAGCGGCGTGGAGGACAATAGTGACTGCA GCAGTGAGGCGTCTCTGGGTAACAGTTTGAACACCAGTGAAGAAGAGCTCCACACTGCAGGCATAAAAGTGACAGCCAAAG CCAGGATGGGAGACACAGGAGACCTACAGAGATTAATCGACAGTTTGGACCGGGAACTTGCTG agaTGTGA